The following coding sequences lie in one Spirosoma sp. KUDC1026 genomic window:
- the bamA gene encoding outer membrane protein assembly factor BamA, whose product MEHRINVLLGATLLLISLLPATVQAQVRVGVGRGVEAPASNDDLLNYANPKEYEIASLNATGTRYLDPNSLVSLAGLKVGDKVRIPGEIVGSSSRKLMDSGLLDDVELKASHAGEGKVALTFVVRERPRLYRVSFMGVKKGEQDQLKDKTKLNLGKIVTNTIIKNTQLAVRKYFVDKGFLNTKVKITTIPDSSRNNATLRVLVDKGQKVKIAKITFDGREELDDATVRMKMKSTKQKRFGRLFSPSKFVPKKYEEDKQKLIEYYNKLGYRDAIIEDDSVVHNPDNTISLRIKLDEGHKYYYRKVDFSGNYLYPADRLREVLGVVKGDVYNPEDLEKRLNGNPGQDLSSLYMDDGYLYYNAQPIEKSIDGDSIDLEIRIFEGKQASINRVVLNGNTKTSDHVVMRSIRTLPGQKFSKTLLIRTQRELATLGYFDPEKIGINPVPQTDGTVDIEYTVEEKPSDQIELSGGWGGYVGFVGTLGLTFNNFSARNIPNFGAWRPLPAGDGQRVQVRFQANGQQYQVYSMSFTEPWLGGRKPNAFSISASHTVYKSFYDVNNPYGNLYQPLKGRAPTGSYTNTAFTVGLGRQLKVPDDYFTLSNSLSYQRYNLNNLDIFYIGYSNGISNNLTFNTTLARNSIDNPQFPRSGSSFSLSGSLTPPWSAFRGTSALSSAEDQYKLVEYHKWMFDASWFQTVFGKLVLNARAHMGFLGSYNRRTEIGPFERFVLGGSGLAGQGQFALAQDIIGLRGYDDRSVYTADYDQTTNSNVRSRGGVAYNKFVAELRYPVSLNPSATIFVLGFLEAGNNWGSYSQYNPFDLKRSAGFGARIFMPAFGLIGIDYGYGFDRIPGVKERPSGQFHFTIGQQIR is encoded by the coding sequence TTGGAACACCGTATAAACGTTTTATTGGGAGCAACGCTTTTGCTCATTAGCCTGCTGCCCGCAACCGTTCAGGCACAGGTACGCGTTGGCGTCGGTCGTGGCGTAGAAGCACCGGCCAGCAACGACGATCTGCTGAATTACGCTAACCCTAAGGAATACGAAATTGCCAGCCTGAACGCAACCGGTACCCGTTACCTTGACCCGAACTCGCTGGTTTCGCTGGCCGGTCTGAAAGTGGGGGATAAAGTACGTATTCCGGGTGAAATTGTCGGTTCGTCCAGCCGCAAGCTCATGGACTCAGGTTTGCTCGACGACGTTGAGCTTAAAGCCAGCCACGCGGGTGAGGGTAAAGTAGCCCTCACGTTTGTTGTGCGTGAACGTCCCCGGCTATACCGGGTATCGTTTATGGGGGTTAAGAAAGGCGAGCAGGACCAGCTTAAAGACAAAACAAAGCTGAACCTGGGCAAGATCGTAACCAACACGATCATCAAGAACACACAACTGGCCGTCAGGAAGTACTTTGTTGACAAAGGCTTTTTGAACACGAAAGTCAAGATCACGACCATCCCCGATAGCAGCCGGAATAACGCGACCCTACGGGTTCTGGTCGACAAAGGCCAGAAAGTTAAGATCGCCAAGATTACTTTCGACGGTCGGGAGGAACTGGATGATGCGACTGTCCGGATGAAAATGAAAAGTACCAAACAGAAACGGTTTGGTCGTCTGTTCAGCCCGTCCAAGTTTGTTCCCAAGAAATACGAGGAAGATAAGCAGAAGCTAATCGAGTACTATAACAAACTTGGTTACCGCGATGCGATCATCGAAGACGACAGCGTTGTTCACAACCCGGATAATACCATCAGTCTTCGCATTAAGCTCGACGAGGGACACAAATATTATTACCGCAAGGTCGACTTCTCGGGTAACTATCTGTACCCGGCCGATCGGCTGCGGGAAGTGCTGGGCGTCGTCAAAGGGGATGTTTACAACCCCGAAGACCTCGAAAAACGGCTCAACGGCAACCCTGGTCAGGATCTGAGCTCGCTCTACATGGACGATGGTTACCTGTATTACAATGCGCAACCCATCGAAAAATCAATCGACGGCGATTCAATCGATCTGGAGATCCGAATTTTTGAAGGGAAACAGGCGTCAATTAACCGCGTTGTACTGAACGGCAATACAAAAACCAGCGACCACGTGGTGATGCGGTCGATCCGGACGCTACCGGGCCAGAAGTTCTCTAAAACCTTGCTGATCCGGACGCAGCGCGAATTAGCTACGCTGGGTTATTTCGATCCGGAGAAAATCGGCATCAATCCGGTTCCGCAAACCGACGGTACGGTTGATATCGAGTACACGGTCGAAGAAAAACCATCCGATCAGATTGAATTGTCTGGTGGCTGGGGCGGTTACGTTGGTTTCGTCGGTACGTTAGGTCTAACATTTAACAACTTCTCGGCGCGTAATATTCCGAATTTTGGCGCCTGGCGTCCACTACCCGCCGGCGATGGACAACGGGTGCAGGTTCGTTTTCAGGCCAACGGTCAGCAATATCAGGTGTACTCAATGTCATTCACGGAGCCTTGGTTAGGTGGCCGCAAGCCAAACGCGTTCTCGATTAGTGCCAGCCATACGGTTTATAAGTCGTTCTATGACGTAAATAACCCTTATGGTAACCTATATCAACCCCTCAAAGGACGTGCCCCAACGGGATCGTATACCAACACCGCCTTCACGGTAGGGCTTGGCCGTCAGCTGAAAGTCCCCGATGATTATTTTACGTTGAGCAACTCGCTGTCGTACCAGCGCTACAACCTGAATAACCTGGATATTTTCTATATCGGTTACAGCAACGGTATCTCGAATAACCTGACGTTCAACACGACGTTGGCACGTAACAGCATTGACAATCCACAGTTCCCACGGTCGGGGTCGTCGTTCTCGCTGAGCGGTTCGTTAACGCCCCCCTGGTCGGCCTTCCGGGGTACCTCAGCCTTGTCAAGCGCGGAAGATCAGTACAAACTCGTTGAATACCACAAATGGATGTTCGACGCCAGCTGGTTCCAGACGGTATTTGGCAAGCTGGTGCTGAACGCACGGGCGCACATGGGTTTCCTGGGTAGCTATAACCGTCGGACGGAAATTGGTCCATTCGAACGCTTCGTCCTGGGTGGTTCGGGTCTAGCCGGACAAGGTCAGTTTGCCCTGGCGCAGGACATTATCGGTCTGCGTGGGTATGATGACCGGAGCGTTTACACCGCCGACTACGACCAGACAACCAACTCGAACGTACGGAGCCGTGGTGGGGTAGCCTACAACAAATTCGTAGCTGAACTGCGGTACCCGGTTTCGCTTAACCCATCGGCAACCATCTTTGTGCTGGGCTTCCTCGAAGCTGGTAACAACTGGGGAAGCTATAGCCAGTATAACCCGTTCGATCTGAAACGGTCGGCTGGTTTTGGTGCCCGGATCTTTATGCCCGCCTTTGGTCTGATCGGTATTGACTACGGCTATGGCTTCGACCGGATTCCAGGCGTGAAAGAACGGCCATCGGGTCAGTTCCACTTCACGATTGGCCAGCAGATCAGATAG
- a CDS encoding isoprenyl transferase, which produces MKELIEPSNVPQHIAVIMDGNGRWAKQQGAARVFGHRSAIKAVREVTEGCAELGVKFLTLYAFSTENWNRPKFEVDALMTLLVHTIKGEIKTLMDNNVRLATIGQTDSLPADCRRELADAIKATQQNTGLTLILALSYSGRWEILEAARQLAAAVRDGQIQPEQINEALFSQHLATGGIPDPELMIRTSGEMRISNFMLWQLAYSELYMPEVLWPDFRKKHLHEAILSYQQRERRFGKTSEQLTS; this is translated from the coding sequence ATGAAGGAACTCATTGAGCCGAGCAATGTGCCTCAGCATATCGCCGTTATCATGGATGGAAACGGACGCTGGGCAAAACAGCAGGGCGCAGCACGGGTGTTTGGTCACCGCAGTGCGATCAAGGCAGTCCGAGAAGTTACGGAAGGATGCGCCGAATTAGGCGTCAAGTTCCTGACGCTCTATGCATTTTCTACCGAGAACTGGAACCGTCCGAAGTTTGAAGTTGATGCGCTGATGACGCTACTGGTACATACAATCAAAGGGGAAATTAAAACGCTGATGGACAACAACGTCCGGCTGGCAACGATTGGGCAGACCGACAGCCTGCCAGCCGACTGCCGCCGGGAACTGGCCGATGCGATTAAAGCCACCCAGCAAAATACGGGTCTGACGTTGATTCTGGCGCTTAGCTACAGCGGCCGCTGGGAAATTCTCGAGGCCGCCCGCCAGCTGGCAGCAGCGGTGCGGGACGGTCAGATTCAGCCCGAGCAGATCAACGAAGCACTCTTCAGTCAGCACCTGGCAACAGGTGGGATTCCCGATCCCGAATTGATGATCCGGACCAGTGGCGAAATGCGAATCAGCAATTTCATGCTCTGGCAGCTCGCCTACTCCGAACTGTATATGCCCGAAGTATTGTGGCCCGATTTCCGTAAAAAACACCTGCACGAAGCCATTTTAAGCTATCAGCAGCGTGAGCGCCGGTTTGGTAAGACCAGCGAGCAATTAACCAGCTAG
- a CDS encoding fasciclin domain-containing protein gives MKYRPATDVSILPPEFKIVYTIMRRFLLTGFRHTLIVLGIVLAAIGCSPEEATVAEPKTITDIILEDEQFSMLRAAMNYAGLGDTFKGGNLTLFAPTNAAFTAAGLGNDAAIRARTPGQVQAMLLYHLLPAPVETGALPTGQNAIDMANKGTAFINKTSDAVIAINNASITRTNVATANGYIQVIDRVLTPSTGNLLAAIEGNPDLTLLAAAIRRVGTTNTTIATTFSTTATSMTNPATVFAPNNAAFQADGRFTTQTAIASANQQTLANLLLYHMVSGLVFSNQIQTGSLISSFNNSRFTTIVAGGLVTLKGNSNFRTGSVKTADQVANNGVLHVIDQVMLP, from the coding sequence ATGAAATATCGACCCGCTACGGACGTTTCAATACTGCCGCCCGAGTTCAAGATCGTTTACACTATTATGCGCCGTTTTCTGCTGACAGGCTTTCGCCACACGCTTATTGTTCTGGGAATCGTATTGGCTGCCATCGGGTGCAGCCCGGAAGAAGCGACCGTAGCCGAGCCCAAAACCATTACGGATATTATACTGGAAGATGAACAGTTCAGTATGTTACGGGCGGCCATGAATTACGCCGGTCTGGGTGATACGTTCAAAGGCGGTAACCTGACGCTGTTTGCACCAACCAATGCTGCGTTTACAGCCGCCGGTTTGGGTAATGATGCGGCTATCCGCGCCCGTACACCCGGTCAGGTTCAGGCGATGCTGCTATATCATCTGCTGCCTGCGCCCGTCGAAACCGGGGCGTTGCCAACGGGGCAGAACGCCATCGATATGGCGAATAAGGGTACGGCGTTTATCAACAAAACCAGCGACGCGGTTATTGCGATCAATAATGCCAGCATTACGCGGACTAACGTAGCAACTGCCAATGGCTATATTCAGGTTATTGATCGGGTGCTGACACCATCAACCGGAAATCTGCTGGCGGCTATCGAGGGCAATCCGGACCTGACACTACTGGCGGCTGCCATCCGGCGGGTGGGTACAACGAATACAACGATTGCCACTACGTTCAGCACGACCGCTACATCCATGACAAACCCGGCTACGGTGTTTGCGCCCAATAATGCCGCCTTCCAGGCCGACGGTCGGTTTACAACTCAGACAGCCATCGCTTCCGCCAATCAGCAGACGCTGGCGAATCTGCTGCTCTATCATATGGTGTCGGGGCTGGTATTTTCGAATCAGATTCAGACGGGGTCGCTGATTTCTTCGTTTAATAATAGTCGATTCACAACGATTGTTGCCGGGGGGCTGGTTACGCTCAAAGGCAACAGTAATTTCCGGACGGGTTCCGTTAAAACGGCCGATCAGGTGGCTAATAATGGCGTTCTACACGTTATCGATCAGGTTATGCTGCCCTGA
- a CDS encoding FKBP-type peptidyl-prolyl cis-trans isomerase, which translates to MRKLFLPILGVVLMSGLTACMKSVDSSTEQYTQNDTDIKNYVTQSNAQWTPSSTGLYYRTLVAKPTAKQAAVGEEVEFTYKATNILTGAIVDTTIKGYPVYYPLGVNSILPGLEEGVSLMREGETTALLIPSYLGYGSEAKKNLPAYSVVRFDVTLNRSRTQDEQINEYITAQKFMNIESTGTGLRFIRTKEVAGASTPGIGQTLTIRYKGKMLRSASAFDSTGTSTFDAVLGRNTYVKGFEEGLAKLKIGESATIIFPSTLGYGTTGVVSNNRYVITPYAPLRFDIELVSAK; encoded by the coding sequence ATGCGCAAGCTCTTTTTACCCATCCTCGGCGTCGTATTAATGAGCGGTCTGACCGCCTGTATGAAATCAGTCGATTCATCAACCGAACAATACACGCAGAACGATACCGACATTAAGAATTACGTTACGCAGAGTAACGCTCAATGGACACCGAGCAGCACGGGGCTCTATTACCGGACGCTCGTGGCTAAGCCAACGGCTAAACAGGCGGCTGTTGGCGAAGAGGTTGAATTTACGTACAAGGCGACCAATATACTGACGGGCGCGATCGTCGATACAACCATAAAAGGATACCCGGTTTACTACCCACTGGGCGTAAACTCAATTCTGCCCGGCCTGGAAGAAGGCGTAAGTCTGATGCGGGAAGGAGAAACGACGGCGCTGCTGATCCCCTCATACCTGGGTTATGGCAGTGAAGCTAAAAAGAATCTGCCCGCTTATTCAGTTGTTCGGTTCGACGTAACGCTGAACCGCTCCCGGACGCAGGATGAGCAAATTAATGAGTACATCACGGCTCAGAAATTTATGAATATCGAATCGACCGGGACCGGACTGCGGTTCATCAGAACGAAAGAAGTAGCAGGAGCCTCCACGCCAGGTATTGGCCAGACGCTGACCATTCGATACAAAGGTAAAATGCTACGTTCGGCATCGGCTTTTGACAGTACAGGAACCAGTACGTTCGATGCTGTATTGGGTCGTAATACGTACGTAAAAGGTTTTGAAGAAGGTCTGGCGAAATTAAAGATCGGAGAATCGGCCACTATTATCTTCCCATCCACACTTGGGTATGGAACAACGGGAGTAGTCAGCAATAACCGCTATGTAATTACGCCGTATGCGCCATTACGGTTCGACATTGAGCTGGTGTCAGCTAAGTAA